In a single window of the Hippoglossus hippoglossus isolate fHipHip1 chromosome 7, fHipHip1.pri, whole genome shotgun sequence genome:
- the gp9 gene encoding platelet glycoprotein IX: MPPGLILAAFLHLATSSAHPIGQPCLYSVLQSASLQVNCSSSGLVELPPLPSNTTELHVQDNRLTSVSPGLFDGLVGLKKVSLSGNPFHCDCRIQYLRSWLLKNRAAVSKQPTCASPSPVAQKAIAELTDEYFSSCGLPSCTGGTYSAAMGAMLCCVLALLLWSLRLAKSSTFTLYINDRHVGLGADSLRSLKPKHRRRLHTTLSGVSADLTSFSCTQELERPVISVELLPQVLDTLHKKHKIKIKAT, from the coding sequence ATGCCCCCTGGTTTAATCTTAGCTGCCTTCCTCCACTTGGCCACATCAAGTGCACATCCTATTGGTCAACCGTGCTTATATTCAGTCCTCCAGTCTGCTAGTCTGCAAGTGAACTGCAGTTCTTCAGGCCTCGTGGAGCTGCCTCCTCTGCCCTCAAACACCACAGAGCTCCACGTGCAGGACAATCGGCTGACCTCGGTGTCTCCGGGCCTGTTTGACGGACTGGTTGGTCTGAAAAAGGTCTCCCTGTCTGGGAACCCCTTCCACTGTGACTGCAGGATCCAGTACCTGAGGAGCTGGCTGCTGAAGAACAGAGCTGCCGTGTCCAAGCAGCCCACTTGTGCCAGTCCAAGCCCCGTGGCTCAGAAGGCCATCGCTGAACTCACAGATGAGTACTTCTCCTCCTGCGGCCTGCCGAGCTGCACCGGTGGGACCTACAGCGCAGCGATGGGAGCGATGCTGTGCTGCGtcctggctctgctgctgtggagcttGAGACTGGCCAAATCGTCCACCTTCACCCTTTACATAAACGACAGGCACGTGGGGCTCGGGGCCGACTCTCTGCGCTCACTGAAGCCCAAACACAGAAGGCGGTTGCACACCACACTGTCAGGAGTCAGTGCAGACTTGACTTCTTTCAGTTGTACACAGGAACTAGAAAGGCCTGTTATCAGCGTGGAGCTACTGCCACAAGTTCTGGATACGTTGCACAAGAAGcacaaaataaagataaaggCGACCTGA